In Ciconia boyciana chromosome 1, ASM3463844v1, whole genome shotgun sequence, the genomic stretch GGGGCAAAgcaggagaagagcagaaggGTCTGAGTCCTCCTCATCTCCTCCTGGTAGTCCTGTGGGCTCCATGGCTCTTCTGCTCATCCTCTTCCCACCCTGTCCACCTTCAAGGACTCCCTAAGACACCCGGCCTTCAAAGAGGATATCTGTGTGCTTGTTTTCCCTAAGCTTGTAAAACGCTAGGGTGTTGACAGgttggattaaaaaaaggcatgaaaaccTTTCATAGAGACTGAAAGAGCTCTTGTGGAAATGGGGCTGAACAGAGCAAAGGCCAGGGCTGATGATAGTGTGATTAGATGCAGGTGATGAAGGTTGGATGTGATTAATGGGGGTGGGAGGAactggggacagccctgggcagaTGTGGGAtgtggagaagggaggaaagggaacCAGATGTGGCAGGGGAGATGTCTCACCAAAGTCACCTTTCAAACCTGGGAGTGGAAAATGTTCAGTCTCATGTGTCCACCCACACTCCCACTTCAGGCTGAATTTCAAAGGTCACAAGTCAAATTGAGAGCAGTCAAATTctgagctttaatttttttttaatttcttgtgttCATTGGGGAGGGTGAGCTTTATGATTTCTCTCTGATTCATGCATTTTCATACACTGAGATGACAAAAAATGGGTGCTCGGCACTCAGAGACTTCTGCTCCAGGGAAACCTGCTCCATTACTCTCATCCCCAATACTAACACCTTTTCCACTTCTTTACTTGCCAAGCTGATGGGTCCAACTTATCCCAAAACTATGGAAAGAGAGTGGACCctcttaaattatttcaacGTCAGCTTGGAGCAACTCAGCAAGAGCCAGGCTATTCTCCAAGACTACAAGAATCTGACAGGTTTGAACCGTGGCCATTTGAACCCCAGCGGCCATCACCCCGactccagcagcaggacagctACCTTCACCCTCACCAACATAGTGCCCCAGGATGAGAAACTCAATGGCGGCGCCTGGAACAACTACGAGCAGCAAACGATGGTTAGGAGGACCCAGGGCTGTAACACCACCTATGTCATCGTGGGTGCCGTGCCTGGGAACAACTATATTGCCAAGGGGAGGGTTAATAAACCCAGCCACATCTGGTCGAGTGCCTGCTGTGAGGTGGACACCAACCACAGGAAGGCTTGGGCGGTCATTGCTGAGAACGACAAGAACGAGGTCCAGCTCCTCACTCTGGGGGAGCTGGAGGACATGTTGACGCAGCTCTACGGGAGGGACCAGGTTTCTCTGTTTGACAGCGACTGTCCCCGGGAATAAGCCTCACTTCACATCCCGGGTGTAAAAGGCTCGGGAGCCTTCACCACTACCGGCATCACCACATGTCCTGTGCAGCATCTGTCCTGCTTCTTTCTCTAGCGGTTTTCCAGCTCTGTCTCTCAGAGCACTTTCTCCTCTGatcaaaggaagaaagaggtcAGCAGAGCCTCCAGCTGGTTTGCTTTGCTGTCCACCCTTGGAGGGAGCTCTCAGGGAGGAGTCCTTGCCCTGGCCACTCTGGAGGGGCAGGTTGGATAACACAGAGCTTGTCACTGAGGCTAGGGgggctttgcctttttttccctttttctccatgCCCAAATACAGATCGTAgttccttcctcttctcattAGATATCACTGATAATGTGCTGCTGACTTGTCCCTCATCTCCTCAGGAAGGGTGTGGGTCtcagattgcccagagaggttttGGAGTCTCCATCtctggagatactcaaaacctgactggacacagtcctggacaacctgctctagctgaccctgcttgagctAGGACTAAGACTGCCTGGACTAGAGGACCTCGagaggtccctcccaacctcaACAATTtggtgattctgtgattcatcCTGGAGCCAGGAAAGCAAAGACCCAAGGATTGCTGAGAATCTGTGAGGATTATCCTACAAATAGATTCTGCCCAACACAGCCAATGACCACAGCAAAGGataaagggagagaggaaggtggaaagaaggaagacaaCTATGCATAGGAGGAACATCCCAGCTCTCTTGAAGCATGTAGACAGGTAAaacaaggagaaggaaggaaataacCTACATTAATCACTAGGCTCCCTATCCCTGAAGTTACTTGAAGACCATGCTTATGTAAATTTACTAgaaggtttttgtttgcttgcttttggaCCATGCACCTTGAGAGCAGGAGCTGAGGTGTCAGGCCACCAGGCTCAGGGATCAGATATACAGCTGGCTTTGACCAGTCAAAGATAAATTTCTATGATACACTGGTTGGATAATTTCattctctgctctgcttctgaacattttctgcagatttACGGATAACTGATTTtgtgaaatatattaaatggCTGTAAAAGATCGATGTATGCCATATAATTTAGTTTCTGAGTAGTTTACAATAGAAATTATTTACTCCAGTGCTGGATCATAGGGTCACCTTACATGTAAACCAGAATTTGCTTCCCACTGAAATTTGCACTACTAGTAATGCCCTAGTACCTACAGCATCCTTGCAGGAGGTAGGCTGTCCAAATCCAATCTGAAGATGCCATAACACCTACAAAAGTGTCACCATCAGACTCCAGTTACTTTTCCTATGAATGTGCATGAACAAAGTGGATCACGGTGCAAACAGCTCATACAAACTGTCTCACTTACAGAGACACCAGCTTGAGCCTGAACTTCTCAGCTCAGGAGCTGTTCATCAGCCTACTGGGTCTCATCACTCACCCAGGACAAACCTCTTTGGAGGCTGCACAGAAACGTGGGGTGGGGTTCAGGTGCAGAGTCAGTCACCTACATGCAGCTGTCTCCATGTGAGCTGGGTGTCTGAGCTCTGATTGCAGCCAGCAGACATCCAGGCGTGGTTCAGCTTCATAAATAGAGGCATCCTGGGCCACTTGGGATGCCCTGATGTATATAAGACATCCAGTGTGGCTGGCTGATCTGCTGCAGGATCCTTGAGGACACCTGTGCCCATCTGGGCCAGCAGCCGGAGGCCAGGCAAGTTCCCCAAGGGCATCTCCGGTGGCTCCGGACACCTGAGTGCAGGCAACCAGATCCCACCGCAGACCACTGGGCAGTGCCTGGTAGCATCATGGACTTCTGCTCCTGTCGTCTCCAGCTGCCATGGTCAGAGCAGCAATAGCACTCGCTTGTTCCAGCTATGTTGCTCAGTGAGGTAGGAGAACGTTTTGCTTTTTAGGACAAGGTGGGAACATGACTCACACCCCGCTTTGCTGGATAACCCCTGCGGTCCCAGGTCCCCTGCCCTGACGGGTTTTTGCTCCTCGGTTCAAATGCTGACACAGACCACTGATGGGGTGAAACTATCAGTGCTATTTCAGGTTGAGGGACCTCTGCAGACACCTCTGGCGTTGCTCATGGGGCTTCCTATGACTCGCTCAACCACCTTCTCATGCCTGCTGGGGCTTGAAACCACTCTCATCCCCGCAGCTGCCTGTCCCATGCCCCACCACCCCTGCTTTCCAGGCTCGGCTGGAATCCCCCGCTCCCCGACCACCCCCGTGAGTCACCCCTCCACCAGCTCCCCTGGCTCTCCCCAGAACCTTTTCCCCTGGCAGTACCCAGAAATGCCCTCCCCTCCACAGAAAGCATGTGAAATACATGggaagccaaaaaaaaaaaaaagtgaatcagCTTGGAGGCTGCCTTCCAGCAGATATCAGGGGTGCTTCACACAGCACCCCGGCTTGGAGCTGAGCAgagggctgccccagccccatggtCCCCACCTCCAGAAGCATCCTCCCAGGCAGCTTTCATATGTGATTTACTctggtttctgctgctcctggctaTGAACAGGGAATAGGGATACATCCCTTTGGTGAGCCCATAGCCAGTCCATGCGTCGTGCGTGTGCCCCCAGCGGGGTGGGAAGCTCCTCTGTCCACTGGGAAGATACAGCTGCACTGAGATGGGAAGGtaattttgcagtttgctcTGTGTCCGTCTGTCTTTGGGGAGAGCTCTGGGCACTAGTGGATCGCTGGGATTTTAGACACAAAGGAAAAGTGATTTTGCCCGGGAGCTGCGAGGGGATGCTGGGAGCTAAACCCCATTATCCCTGTTGCTCATTGCATCGCCAGCTGGGGTTGTTTGAACAGGAATGCAGCTCGCAGAGGGCCCTGCCACTGTCTAAGCTCACTTCACTGCAAAGGGCTGGATCGTGCAGTTTGCTTAGTCCTTTTCCAAAAACACTGATGGTTCAAACTCCTTGAACTGAACAACATGTTGTCACATCC encodes the following:
- the LOC140649714 gene encoding endonuclease domain-containing 1 protein-like, which encodes MLLLLLLQVSASCLWLGHSEVVTSFESSCPQFFFRETPPNEALEPESPAWVCQRYKNQYYFATLYDRNRRIPVYSAYLYQPGRGTRPKTWLVEPQLMGPTYPKTMEREWTLLNYFNVSLEQLSKSQAILQDYKNLTGLNRGHLNPSGHHPDSSSRTATFTLTNIVPQDEKLNGGAWNNYEQQTMVRRTQGCNTTYVIVGAVPGNNYIAKGRVNKPSHIWSSACCEVDTNHRKAWAVIAENDKNEVQLLTLGELEDMLTQLYGRDQVSLFDSDCPRE